One window of the Podospora pseudocomata strain CBS 415.72m chromosome 7, whole genome shotgun sequence genome contains the following:
- a CDS encoding hypothetical protein (EggNog:ENOG503P09C; COG:T) has protein sequence MSFIRSPSNTHVTRKPPTEKPRSSWSTLHFDVDAHVNPFFPSSFLPRFPRAVAHFLGYRTPHPPAAHPKPPLGNIPMIFWAVVGIFSSLALIGAVGQEIPAFGEKGVPVIIGSFGAAAVLDFYAIESPLAQPRNAILGQILASITGIIVCKLFALLGPEEFERVRWLGGALSCGLATAVMALTGTVHPPAGATALMAVVDDDVSRLGWYVLVPVSLGCGLMLIVALLVNNIQRRFPFYWWSPSETGLFWNQAARREQQRQKEEESRPRLEKPGASATSSTDSERGMGEDAEVVIKRGEVIIPEGITLRPEEVLWLETISQRL, from the exons ATGTCCTTCATCCGCTCACCCTCCAACACGCACGTAACCCGAAAACCACCCACCGAGAAGCCAAGGTCGTCATGGTCAACACTCCACTTCGATGTTGACGCCCACGTCAACCCGTTCTTTCCTTCCTCATTCCTGCCCCGCTTTCCCCGGGCCGTGGCGCACTTCCTCGGGTACCGcacccctcatcctccagcGGCGCATCCGAAGCCACCACTGGGCAATATTCCCATGATATTCTGGGCCGTGGTGGGGATATTCAGCAGCTTGGCCTTGATCGGGGCTGTAGGGCAGGAGATTCCGGCgtttggggagaagggggtgccGGTTATCATTGGGAGTTTT GGTGCTGCCGCCGTGTTAGACTTTTACGCAATCGAGTCGCCGCTTGCCCAGCCCCGCAACGCCATCCTCGGTCAGATATTAGCTAGTATCACGGGGATTATCGTTTGTAAACTGTTCGCCTTGCTGGGGCCTGAGGAGTTTGAGCGTGTTCGATGGCTGGGAGGGGCGCTGTCATGCGGTCTCGCCACGGCGGTTATGGCCCTGACGGGAACGGTGCACCCGCCTGCTGGAGCCACGGCTCTGATGgcagtggtggatgatgatgtgagcAGGCTGGGGTGGTATGTGTTGGTGCCTGTCTCACTGGGGTGTGGCCTCATGCTGATAGTAGCCCTGCTTGTTAACAACATCCAGCGGAGGTTTCCATTCTACTGGTGGTCACCTAGTGAGACGGGGTTGTTCTGGAACCAAGCGGCGAGACGAGAGCAACAGAgacaaaaagaagaggaaagcAGGCCAAGGCTGGAAAAACCTGGGGCATCGGCCACCAGCAGCACTGATTCTGAaagagggatgggggaggatgccgaggtgGTTATCAAACGTGGGGAGGTCATAATACCCGAGGGGATCACATTGCGGCCTGAGGAGGTGCTGTGGTTGGAGACCATCAGTCAACGGTTatga
- a CDS encoding hypothetical protein (COG:G; COG:O; EggNog:ENOG503PX64): MYSILALAALVPAVVGQTFYGCYTEIPTRALTGASTADFEAMTVEACETYCTDPTRNFTLWGLEYGGECYCGNSLDTGSFPTFPEDCSMQCTGDAGQTCGGPNRISLWGSSEEAPPHTPYPHPEVSAPVYQGCFSELPAPDRALAGGFGFSPAAMTIERCADYCLNSGFVFFGLQYMAECFCGHELDALSVQLEDTDCDLACTGAPTETCGGSSKLSVYQWI; the protein is encoded by the exons ATGTACTCCATCCTCGCTCTTGCCGCCCTCGtccccgccgtcgtcgggCAAACTTTCTACGGCTGCTATACGGAAATTCCCACTCGGGCTTTGACCGGCGCGAGCACCGCGGACTTTGAGGCGATGACCGTGGAGGCTTGCGAGACATACTGCACCGATCCCACCCGTAATTTCACCCTCTGGGGACTAGAATATGGAGGCGAGTG CTACTGTGGCAACTCTCTTGACACAGGTTCCTTCCCTACCTTCCCGGAAGATTGCTCCATGCAATGCACTGGAGACGCCGGTCAGACATGCGGAGGTCCAAACCGCATCTCTCTCTGGGGCAGTTCTGAGGAGGCCCCTCCACATACGCCTTATCCTCACCCTGAGGTCTCCGCCCCAGTGTACCAGGGATGCTTTAGCGAGCTCCCCGCCCCCGATCGGGCTCTCGCTGGAGGCTTTGGCTTCTCCCCTGCGGCCATGACAATCGAACGCTGTGCGGATTACTGTCTCAACTCTGGATTTGTCTTCTTTGGACTGCAATACATGGCTGAATGCTTTTGTGGCCATGAGCTAGATGCTTTGAGCGTCCAACTCGAAGACACGGATTGTGATTTGGCCTGTACTGGTGCTCCCACCGAGACTTGCGGTGGTTCAAGCAAACTCAGCGTTTATCAGTGGATTTAA
- a CDS encoding hypothetical protein (COG:S; EggNog:ENOG503P39F) — translation MSSCTTCSKPASEVPLKRCAKCTLTEYCSRECQKQDWKAHKKICGKPGQPGAEGRPFANSMHSQPHMEGKNSFGQLNQGSWLHGRPEKEVYKLLVDVYRLRADDQYKFEGDADEDGLYGGARDSIEPFRRFLKDVESKSELLPAWWNEEKAKACIELGSSGGWSSLRSAVEKSDIIDHYGDGFLPMQMRMFGESVYGHAPGAASGAGARIQQLMMAGGSMMM, via the coding sequence ATGTCCTCCTGCACCACTTGCAGCAAGCCAGCCTCCGAGGTCCCCCTGAAGCGGTGTGCCAAGTGTACACTCACCGAATATTGTTCCCGCGAGTGCCAAAAACAGGACTGGAAAGCTCACAAGAAGATCTGCGGCAAGCCAGGCCAGCCAGGGGCCGAAGGACGCCCCTTTGCCAACAGCATGCATTCCCAGCCTCACATGGAGGGTAAGAACTCCTTCGGCCAACTCAACCAAGGTTCCTGGCTGCATGGCCGCCCGGAAAAAGAAGTCTACAAACTACTCGTCGATGTATACCGCCTCCGCGCTGATGACCAATACAAATTTGAAGGAGACGCCGATGAGGATGGCCTCTACGGTGGCGCCAGGGACTCCATCGAACCTTTTCGCCGCTTCCTAAAGGACGTTGAGAGCAAGTCTGAATTGCTGCCGGCGTGGTGGaatgaggagaaggccaaggcatGCATTGAGTTGGGATCCTCGGGTGGATGGTCCAGCCTGCGTTCGGCCGTCGAGAAATCAGATATTATCGACCATTATGGCGACGGGTTTCTTCCTATGCAGATGCGTATGTTTGGCGAGTCTGTGTATGGGCACGCGCCCGGAGCGGCGAGCGGGGCTGGTGCGAGGATCCAGCAGCTGATGATGGCAGGTGGAAGCATGATGATGTAA
- a CDS encoding hypothetical protein (COG:S; EggNog:ENOG503NZKH): MANEHLTVDPDEDNVPLMKSPVVRVKSFPKENPSPADGQGGKPNLESLGWRESDDDHPEFEKHAEATNIEVFYDLFFAAILCVFAEVQDVTNLQQLNSFIAYFVLLWLGSWALLGLFDVRFITDSIFERSIRAVHFGVMVGFAVVAPTWSLYENKSQTYRTLSLILMASRLAMASQYGSIMWHIRRFKKTRLPMGMMVALNLVSAIIYLGVAFAFKDGTDSKLYAIWFIMVGLETLITILLSLKFQVLSFSGTHIVSRMSLLSYIFMGEGIITVLSAVTKVVINHNSWTSATIGNVAAGISNLYLIYMIYFDWRRNLRMPLYRELLWSFLHFPFHLFLKLFILGSSQFVIWWKVIETYLSTNKMFMTALKAGDDPGFNVTTSWFVSTINGTLNEVFQLYRPKYDVTPQSISDGLALLMEIPDDFWATVQDLPEEEFLNNETVSHITNALTELLTAMQNSLFATFNVNGYSAFEGSDEVFKNAAELEERVWELNWGKFKLVFTYAYVAAGLTLITMNLLYIVSRNGGWTPFNYVRKGLNFLIGVGLCLVTLITLNTEQVLQLWGTPWPLPILVITLFVVLILNHLPQPPPIFFNGANTKRLGGDKRKKQKTGWGVVRQMGFRTGAAPAEKDTGYPGAGSAHPQEGYQAPAPGYQQQDSPVVSGQQRQYEQQYLQQQQQQQQQVYSQQQPQYQEVDIAGYPERQQYHQGYQHHQQQQGQGYGQAPYQQGY; the protein is encoded by the exons ATGGCAAACGAACACCTCACAGTCGATCCGGACGAGGACAACGTGCCTCTGATGAAGAGCCCTGTTGTCCGCGTCAAGTCTTTTCCCAAGGAAAACCCATCGCCAGCCGACGGTCAAGGGGGCAAACCCAATCTCGAAAGCCTCGGTTGGAGGGAGTCGGACGATGATCACCCAGAGTTTGAGAAGCACGCCGAAGCGACGAATATCGAGGTCTTTTACGACCTCTTTTTTGCTGCAATTCTGTGCGTTTTTGCAGAGGTGCAAGATGTGACCAACTTGCAGCAGCTCAACAGCTTCATCGCTTACTTTGTGCTGTTGTGGCTGGGCAGTTGGGCTCTATTGGGCCTCTTCGATGTCCGCTTCATAACGGATAGTATTTTTG AACGATCCATACGAGCGGTGCATTTTGGTGTCATGGTTGGCTTCGCAGTTGTTGCACCAACGTGGTCCCTATACGAAAATAAATCCCAGACATACCGAACCCTCTCCCTTATCCTCATGGCGTCTCGGCTTGCCATGGCCTCACAATACGGATCCATCATGTGGCACATTCGAAGATTCAAGAAAACCAGGCTACccatggggatgatggtggcatTAAATCTTGTTTCTGCCATCATCTATCTCGGCGTTGCATTTGCCTTCAAGGACGGCACAGACAGCAAGCTATACGCCATTTGGTTCATCATGGTTGGCCTGGagaccctcatcaccattcTCTTATCCCTTAAGTTTCAAGTTCTGAGCTTCTCAGGCACGCATATCGTCTCCCGCATGTCGCTTCTCAGCTACATCTTCATGGGCGAAGGGATTATCACCGTCCTGAGCGCCGTCACCAAGGTTGTGATAAATCACAATTCGTGGACAAGCGCGACAATAGGCAACGTGGCCGCGGGAATCTCCAACCTCTACCTCATTTACATGATCTACTTTGACTGGAGGAGGAACCTGAGGATGCCGCTTTATAGAGAGCTTCTGTGGTCATTCCTCCatttccccttccacctctttTTAAAGCTTTTCATCCTCGGCTCATCGCAGTTTGTCATCTGGTGGAAAGTTATCGAAACTTATCTCTCTACCAACAAGATGTTCATGACCGCCTTGAAGGCAGGGGATGACCCCGGCTTTAATGTCACCACATCGTGGTTCGTCTCAACCATCAACGGAACTCTCAACGAGGTGTTTCAGCTCTACAGGCCAAAATATGATGTAACCCCTCAATCGATCAGCGATGGGTTGGCATTGCTCATGGAAATCCCCGATGACTTCTGGGCCACAGTCCAGGATTTACCAGAAGAGGAATTCTTGAATAATGAAACAGTCAgccacatcaccaacgccTTGACGGAACTGCTTACTGCTATGCAGAACTCACTCTTTGCAACATTCAATGTCAACGGATACTCGGCCTTTGAAGGTAGCGACGAGGTTTTCAAAAACGCTGCGGAACTAGAGGAACGGGTTTGGGAGCTGAACTGGGGCAAGTTCAAGCTCGTTTTCACCTACGCCTACGTCGCCGCGGGGCTCACACTCATCACGATGAACCTCCTCTACATCGTCTCTCGCAACGGAGGCTGGACTCCCTTCAACTACGTCCGCAAAGGTCTCAACTTCCTCATTGGCGTCGGCCTTTGCCTGGTCACGTTGATAACCCTCAACACAGAGCAGGTCCTTCAACTCTGGGGGACACCCTGGCCGTTGCCGATTCTTGTCATTACCCTCTTTGTcgttctcatcctcaaccatctgcctcaaccaccaccgattTTCTTCAATGGAGCCAACACAAAGCGCCTGGGTGGTGACAAGcggaagaagcagaagaccGGGTGGGGTGTTGTCAGGCAGATGGGCTTCAGAACTGGAGCTGCGCCGGCTGAGAAGGATACCGGGTATCCAGGTGCTGGGTCTGCTCACCCACAGGAAGGGTATCAAGCGCCTGCGCCGGGGTACCAGCAGCAGGACTCGCCGGTGGTTTCCGGGCAACAACGCCAATATGAGCAGCAATatctccaacagcagcagcagcagcagcaacaagtatattctcaacaacagccacagTATCAAGAGGTAGATATTGCAGGATATCCCGAGCGACAGCAGTATCATCAAGGatatcagcatcaccaacagcagcaaggtcaaggaTATGGACAGGCTCCGTATCAGCAGGGCTATTGA